One window of uncultured Methanoregula sp. genomic DNA carries:
- the cobJ gene encoding precorrin-3B C(17)-methyltransferase produces the protein MGESRLPSHTESKGSLAIVGLGPGRMEYITPRALKAVAGADYVIGNASYLEPLEPIIKGKEVIRSSMGKEVERAKQAIELAHTHRVAIVSGGDAGVYGMASIVLEVLEHSGEEIDVEVIPGVTAANAAASRAGSPLSGDFAVISLSDLLTPLEIIEQRLDAVFSVGIPVVLYNPKSRGRPHNFALAIEHARKHLDASTPVAIVKNALRDGEEQIITTLGEIEKSEPAVDMHTTVIIGGKESRIWRMKDNVKGIITPRGYHRKYVY, from the coding sequence ATGGGAGAGTCACGGTTGCCATCGCACACTGAATCCAAAGGATCCCTTGCCATCGTCGGCCTCGGCCCCGGTCGCATGGAATACATAACCCCCCGGGCCCTCAAGGCTGTTGCCGGCGCCGATTACGTGATCGGCAATGCCTCGTATCTCGAACCGCTGGAGCCGATCATCAAGGGCAAGGAAGTTATCCGGAGCTCGATGGGAAAGGAAGTCGAGCGGGCAAAGCAGGCAATCGAGCTTGCCCACACCCACCGGGTGGCCATCGTCTCCGGCGGTGATGCCGGGGTGTACGGCATGGCAAGCATCGTGCTCGAAGTGCTCGAACATTCGGGAGAAGAGATCGATGTCGAAGTGATTCCTGGCGTGACCGCTGCAAACGCCGCAGCATCCCGGGCAGGCTCGCCCCTCTCCGGCGATTTTGCCGTGATCAGCCTCTCGGATCTTTTGACGCCGCTCGAAATTATCGAGCAGCGCCTGGATGCGGTCTTCTCGGTCGGGATCCCGGTTGTCCTGTACAATCCCAAGAGCCGGGGCCGGCCGCACAACTTCGCGCTCGCCATCGAGCACGCGAGAAAGCATCTCGATGCATCAACCCCGGTAGCGATTGTGAAAAATGCGCTGCGCGACGGCGAAGAACAGATCATAACCACGCTTGGCGAGATCGAGAAATCCGAGCCGGCCGTTGATATGCACACGACCGTCATCATCGGCGGAAAAGAGAGCAGAATCTGGAGGATGAAGGATAATGTCAAAGGAATCATCACGCCACGGGGATACCACCGCAAATACGTATATTGA
- the cbiG gene encoding cobalt-precorrin 5A hydrolase, translated as MTDTVVVALKRFLPHAERIAGFLHADVIEYTPAAFAELFPKARRIVAIMSMGIVVRGIAPLLHDKWNDPAVVVVSPDFRFAIPLIGGHHGANELAKELAGLGLVPVITTATEATGRDSVEAIADRSGCDIVNKDSTRQVNAAMLDGDVPVHAVKGPGIVIAGPDVSILVGKGEYTVGVGCRKGITAEEVTGAIRTALTESGIAPEEVFVYATTTKKLHEAGLAEGIGALSGNLIFLDDDTINAIEGTSPSRAGRIGLLGVAEPSALAVARRKELVMGKKVYGRVTVAIAH; from the coding sequence ATGACCGATACGGTTGTTGTTGCACTGAAGAGGTTCCTTCCCCACGCAGAACGCATAGCCGGATTTCTCCACGCGGATGTCATCGAGTACACGCCGGCGGCATTTGCGGAACTGTTCCCTAAGGCCCGGCGCATTGTTGCCATCATGTCCATGGGCATTGTTGTCCGGGGGATCGCCCCGCTTCTCCATGACAAGTGGAACGACCCTGCGGTCGTGGTCGTGAGCCCGGACTTCCGGTTCGCCATCCCGCTCATTGGCGGCCACCACGGGGCAAACGAGCTGGCAAAAGAACTTGCCGGGCTCGGGCTTGTCCCGGTCATCACCACGGCAACGGAAGCCACCGGCCGCGACTCGGTCGAGGCGATTGCGGACCGGAGCGGTTGCGATATCGTCAACAAGGATTCTACCCGGCAGGTGAATGCCGCGATGCTGGACGGCGATGTGCCGGTGCATGCGGTCAAAGGCCCCGGCATCGTGATCGCCGGCCCGGATGTCTCGATCCTTGTCGGGAAAGGAGAGTACACAGTCGGGGTCGGCTGCCGGAAAGGGATAACAGCCGAGGAGGTGACCGGTGCGATCCGCACGGCCCTAACCGAATCGGGCATTGCGCCGGAGGAAGTGTTCGTCTATGCCACGACCACGAAGAAGCTCCACGAGGCCGGCCTTGCGGAAGGAATCGGTGCCCTCTCTGGCAATTTAATATTCCTAGACGATGATACAATAAACGCTATTGAGGGAACTTCGCCTTCGCGGGCCGGCAGGATCGGTCTTCTCGGGGTTGCCGAACCCTCGGCACTTGCCGTTGCAAGGAGAAAGGAACTCGTTATGGGAAAGAAAGTTTATGGGAGAGTCACGGTTGCCATCGCACACTGA
- a CDS encoding cobalt-precorrin-4/precorrin-4 C(11)-methyltransferase, producing the protein MPGNKPKNTIWFVGAGPGDPELITVKGRGLLDRADVLIYAGSLVNPVLVASSRASEKVDSWGMHLDDMVALMADRVKKGKTVVRLHSGDPALYGSIVEQIAELKKHKITVRIVPGVSSVFAAAAALTTEYTPRGVSETLIITRPAGKTLEKDYIAELSQYPATMAFFLGSEHFSDITAKLACPKDTPAAVVFHASWADQKIILGTVEDIAEKAREAGITRSALLIVGRAVSGIESGYQRSHLYS; encoded by the coding sequence ATGCCCGGAAATAAGCCTAAAAATACGATCTGGTTTGTCGGCGCCGGTCCGGGCGATCCCGAGCTCATCACGGTGAAGGGAAGAGGATTGCTCGACCGGGCGGACGTGCTTATCTACGCCGGCTCGCTCGTCAATCCCGTGCTCGTTGCATCAAGCCGTGCGTCCGAGAAAGTGGACAGCTGGGGCATGCACCTTGACGACATGGTGGCCCTCATGGCGGACCGGGTAAAGAAGGGCAAGACCGTTGTCCGGCTCCATTCCGGCGACCCGGCACTCTACGGCTCGATCGTGGAACAGATTGCCGAACTTAAAAAACACAAAATCACGGTACGGATCGTGCCCGGTGTCTCATCGGTTTTTGCCGCAGCAGCGGCTCTCACCACCGAGTACACGCCCCGGGGGGTTTCGGAGACCCTGATCATCACCCGGCCTGCTGGTAAGACGCTTGAGAAAGACTACATCGCCGAGCTCTCGCAGTACCCGGCCACGATGGCGTTCTTCCTTGGCTCCGAACACTTTTCAGATATCACCGCAAAACTCGCATGCCCGAAAGATACCCCGGCAGCGGTCGTCTTCCACGCATCCTGGGCTGACCAGAAGATCATCCTTGGCACGGTTGAGGATATAGCCGAAAAAGCCCGGGAGGCCGGCATCACCCGTTCCGCGCTTCTCATCGTCGGCAGGGCGGTCAGCGGTATCGAATCCGGCTACCAGCGCTCGCACCTCTACTCATGA
- a CDS encoding cobalt-factor II C(20)-methyltransferase, with product MLVGLGLGPGNPELLTLRAVRLLKEADGVFVPGRIAHDLVAPYREPVMLDFPMTDDEARIRKCLEENARKIAPVAEKGLAVFGILGDPNFFSTFSRLCAVIAETHPKIEFRTEPGISSITAFAAAGGVSINEGFSVTDGTVSDTKVLMKVRKPREKAAAMRKEGYREFVLVERMYFPDMKVYRDDDLPEKSDYMSVMYARK from the coding sequence ATGCTCGTAGGGCTCGGCCTCGGGCCGGGCAACCCGGAGCTGCTCACGCTGCGGGCCGTGCGGCTGCTCAAAGAGGCGGACGGCGTTTTTGTGCCGGGCCGGATCGCCCACGACCTTGTGGCCCCGTACCGGGAACCGGTGATGCTCGATTTCCCGATGACGGACGATGAGGCCCGGATCCGGAAGTGCCTGGAAGAGAATGCCCGGAAGATTGCTCCCGTGGCGGAGAAGGGCCTGGCGGTTTTCGGTATTCTCGGCGACCCCAATTTCTTCTCAACGTTCTCGCGGCTCTGTGCGGTGATCGCCGAGACGCATCCGAAGATTGAGTTCCGGACCGAGCCGGGGATCAGTTCCATCACGGCGTTTGCCGCAGCCGGCGGGGTCTCCATCAACGAGGGCTTCTCGGTCACGGATGGCACGGTCTCGGATACGAAGGTTCTCATGAAAGTGAGAAAGCCCAGGGAGAAAGCTGCTGCCATGCGAAAAGAAGGCTACCGGGAGTTTGTTCTCGTGGAGCGGATGTATTTCCCTGATATGAAAGTGTACCGCGATGATGATCTTCCCGAAAAGAGCGATTACATGAGCGTGATGTATGCCCGGAAATAA
- a CDS encoding methyltransferase domain-containing protein → MPDQKLPGGPTQDEIMAVSLAKLGLIKTDTVLEIGCGTGKVSVAMARLSEKVYSLDLRPEAVSLATETARKAGVHNIEFFCAEATTFLHRDEVYDCAFLGGTKNLLAILPSLAKKVKRTIVINAVLLSTLADAVNALQELGLFCEVVQVQVSRSHAIAGSVMFKPIDPVYIIVGRGAACS, encoded by the coding sequence ATGCCCGACCAAAAACTCCCCGGTGGTCCGACCCAGGACGAGATCATGGCAGTCTCCCTTGCAAAACTGGGACTCATCAAAACCGACACGGTCCTTGAGATCGGCTGCGGGACCGGCAAAGTCTCGGTGGCTATGGCCCGGCTCTCGGAAAAAGTATACTCGCTCGACCTGCGGCCCGAAGCCGTTTCCCTGGCAACGGAAACCGCACGGAAAGCAGGCGTGCACAATATCGAATTTTTTTGTGCGGAAGCAACAACGTTCCTGCACCGCGACGAAGTGTATGACTGTGCATTCCTTGGCGGGACGAAAAATCTCCTCGCCATCCTGCCGTCGCTTGCAAAAAAAGTGAAGCGGACAATCGTGATCAACGCGGTGCTTCTCTCGACCCTTGCCGATGCAGTGAACGCTCTCCAGGAGCTCGGGCTCTTCTGCGAGGTCGTGCAGGTGCAGGTCTCGCGGTCGCACGCAATTGCCGGCAGCGTCATGTTCAAGCCCATTGATCCGGTGTACATCATTGTCGGCCGGGGTGCAGCATGCTCGTAG
- a CDS encoding tetratricopeptide repeat protein, with translation MFNETVSYILGNESVFWSLIAIIITAIIAVIIFFIQEWRSRPHQKETHEINNNTVHIIDYLDEMRGERWKPTIIDYFDGLATLPEPERRQMFEQALKLREENQHDEAIKKFRLLLGLSSDESQRIALLILIGNSQSSKGEVYAALGSYSEALWISKKCNKLQTMGIVYNNIGAVNSHLGKPEQALDNFEKALAIDEKLKDISGKANDLNNIGLVYLDWGKLEQALNYFEKALAIDEEFKNLSGKANDLNNLGSVYQYWGKPEQALDYYEKALAIDEELKNIRGKAIRLNNIGFVYRRWGKPERALDYYEKSLAIDEELKNIRGKAIRLNNIGSVYMDWGKPEQAFDYFEKALAIDEELKDIRGKAIRLNNIGTIYQVLGKPEQALDYYEKALAIDEELKDIRGKADKLSNIGYVYQYWRKLEQALDYYEKALAIGEELKDKRGKAIRLNNIGSAYMDWGKPEQALDYFEKALAIDEELKDLSGKATDLNNIGSVYRQWGKPEQALEFFQMSLKLFRELKDEDNLKIVEKNINTCSGK, from the coding sequence ATGTTTAATGAAACGGTTTCATATATTCTTGGCAATGAATCCGTTTTTTGGTCTCTAATTGCAATTATCATTACAGCAATCATCGCCGTTATAATTTTTTTTATACAAGAATGGAGATCTCGTCCACATCAAAAGGAAACTCATGAAATCAACAATAATACAGTTCATATTATTGATTACCTAGACGAGATGCGTGGGGAAAGATGGAAACCTACAATAATAGATTATTTTGATGGTCTTGCAACATTGCCGGAACCAGAAAGACGTCAAATGTTTGAACAGGCTTTGAAATTGCGTGAAGAAAACCAGCACGATGAAGCAATTAAAAAATTTCGTTTATTATTAGGATTATCTTCAGATGAAAGCCAACGGATCGCGCTTCTTATTTTGATCGGAAACAGTCAATCCTCTAAAGGAGAAGTTTACGCCGCACTCGGATCTTATAGTGAGGCACTTTGGATCTCTAAAAAATGTAATAAACTTCAAACAATGGGTATTGTATATAACAATATAGGGGCAGTCAATTCCCATTTGGGAAAGCCGGAACAAGCTCTCGACAATTTTGAGAAAGCACTTGCTATCGACGAAAAACTTAAGGATATAAGCGGCAAGGCAAATGATTTGAACAACATCGGTTTGGTGTATCTTGATTGGGGAAAACTGGAACAAGCTCTCAACTATTTTGAGAAGGCCCTTGCCATAGATGAAGAATTCAAGAATTTGAGTGGCAAGGCAAACGATTTGAACAACCTTGGGTCAGTGTACCAGTATTGGGGAAAACCGGAACAAGCACTCGATTATTATGAGAAAGCCCTTGCCATAGATGAAGAACTCAAGAATATACGCGGTAAGGCAATCCGATTGAATAACATCGGATTTGTCTATCGGCGTTGGGGAAAACCGGAACGAGCTCTCGACTATTATGAGAAATCACTCGCCATCGATGAAGAGCTCAAGAATATACGTGGTAAAGCGATCCGATTGAATAACATCGGATCGGTCTATATGGATTGGGGAAAACCGGAACAAGCATTCGACTATTTTGAGAAGGCCCTTGCCATAGATGAAGAACTCAAGGATATACGCGGTAAGGCAATCCGATTGAATAACATCGGAACAATCTACCAGGTATTGGGAAAACCGGAACAAGCACTCGATTATTATGAGAAAGCCCTTGCCATAGATGAAGAACTCAAGGATATACGTGGTAAGGCAGACAAATTGAGCAACATAGGTTATGTGTATCAATATTGGAGAAAATTGGAACAAGCTCTCGATTATTATGAAAAGGCACTTGCCATTGGTGAAGAACTTAAGGATAAACGTGGTAAAGCAATTCGATTGAATAACATCGGATCGGCCTATATGGATTGGGGAAAACCGGAACAAGCTCTCGACTATTTTGAGAAGGCCCTTGCCATAGATGAAGAACTCAAGGATTTGAGTGGCAAGGCTACCGATTTAAACAATATTGGATCGGTATATCGACAGTGGGGAAAACCGGAACAAGCTCTCGAATTTTTTCAAATGTCATTAAAATTATTCAGAGAATTAAAAGATGAGGATAATTTAAAAATAGTTGAAAAAAATATCAATACATGTTCCGGTAAATGA
- a CDS encoding tetratricopeptide repeat protein: MADEKSRGDKNSNDIQNKVNELFETGLHEYDVANYNSARTWFQKALNCNSDSIKSWAFLGKALTALETNEKENLICYSNALNYPPQDTQDFIGRGIALDYFRLYDRALESFETALNLDPTNVSGWKYKGHTLLSLKRYDDALKCYDKALELNPHNIHVFHSKTSVLRALKKDEDALRVIETSLENNSSDIDGLSLKAEILIDLDRTEEALVYFDKALQLDPTSNRVLSLKASCLYGFNKKSEALDIFLQIIKSEQKGTPTFAAKVIAFIYLKKPEDALECINSAIRIDPYNPELWNLKGACLCDELKRYDEAIECYDRALHMDPKNPDILINKGSCLEIINRLDEAIECYDRALQIDPKNIDAWNSKGYSLFLQKKYEKAIECFDHLLDRLDKNNKTALMNKGVVLDCLRRHKDANESYDKVITFAPLDSKPWMNKGDPSLLTRKNIIIAVFFSIFCVFINSYVIYSYQVEVILGNSPSFFNVLIALLSFNNIFFNVVDFIVFVAFFITIYLISYYQRLQYIRDVNNQLFLFFYWTALIGFPLYFSLKFEKYIITFPDNNLNFIIYSIFLTTFFLYIIYQLFDKIPASILTSKMNYELKYTYFYPLFYISKIIALSCVSFWVVLIIFSSSFENPWMLPVIIATLIMGYLAIYAIQLFSTHELNKMVLISPKDKKTQKNHKSLLKTFEIHKRYYLPIIFIATIVIIYGIVLSFIIPNFCSNSDLTLIQNTYSIICSVFSSLLGLIFVLSIFVLERPSTNIAIKNIFIRTIKGITVIYGFTIITAFLGLTLHLNVITSTDKIIDSQQLIGMTLLLSSISLASIAFAFTIIAFYQIIEAYTAEESNQPS, translated from the coding sequence ATGGCTGACGAAAAATCCCGGGGGGACAAAAATTCTAATGATATTCAAAATAAAGTGAATGAATTATTCGAGACGGGTTTACACGAATATGATGTAGCGAATTATAATTCAGCCAGAACATGGTTCCAAAAAGCCTTAAACTGTAATTCTGATTCCATCAAGTCATGGGCATTTTTAGGAAAGGCATTGACTGCGCTAGAAACGAATGAGAAAGAGAACTTGATCTGTTATTCTAATGCTTTAAATTATCCTCCTCAAGATACACAAGATTTTATTGGAAGAGGAATTGCTTTAGATTATTTTCGCCTTTACGATAGAGCACTTGAGAGTTTCGAAACAGCGTTGAATCTAGACCCAACGAACGTATCAGGATGGAAGTATAAAGGACACACCTTATTATCATTGAAAAGATATGATGACGCTCTCAAATGTTATGATAAGGCTCTTGAATTAAATCCTCATAATATACATGTATTTCATTCTAAAACAAGTGTATTACGGGCCTTAAAGAAGGATGAAGATGCATTACGAGTAATTGAAACATCTCTAGAAAACAATAGCAGTGATATAGATGGGTTATCATTAAAAGCAGAGATTTTAATTGATTTAGACAGAACTGAAGAGGCTCTTGTATATTTTGATAAAGCACTTCAACTGGATCCTACCTCTAATAGAGTTTTAAGTTTAAAGGCAAGCTGCCTTTACGGCTTTAATAAAAAATCAGAGGCTCTAGATATATTTTTACAAATTATTAAAAGTGAACAAAAAGGAACTCCTACGTTTGCAGCAAAGGTAATCGCTTTTATTTATCTTAAAAAACCAGAAGACGCCCTTGAATGCATTAATAGTGCAATTCGAATTGATCCCTATAATCCTGAATTGTGGAACTTAAAGGGGGCGTGTTTGTGTGATGAATTAAAAAGGTACGATGAAGCCATTGAGTGTTATGATCGAGCACTTCACATGGACCCGAAAAATCCGGATATTTTGATCAACAAAGGTTCTTGTCTAGAAATTATAAACCGATTGGATGAAGCCATTGAATGTTATGATCGAGCACTTCAAATTGATCCAAAAAATATAGACGCATGGAATTCCAAAGGATATTCTCTTTTTTTACAAAAAAAGTACGAGAAAGCCATCGAATGTTTTGATCATCTATTAGATCGTCTAGATAAGAATAATAAAACTGCTTTGATGAATAAAGGGGTAGTTCTAGATTGTTTGAGGCGCCATAAAGATGCAAATGAAAGCTATGATAAAGTTATAACTTTTGCTCCATTGGATTCAAAACCCTGGATGAATAAGGGAGATCCCTCCTTATTGACTAGAAAAAATATCATTATTGCAGTATTTTTTTCGATATTTTGTGTATTTATTAACAGTTATGTAATATATTCTTATCAGGTCGAAGTAATTTTGGGAAATTCTCCATCCTTCTTTAATGTTTTAATTGCTCTTCTGTCCTTTAATAATATATTTTTTAATGTTGTAGATTTTATCGTATTTGTTGCATTTTTCATAACAATATATTTAATATCATATTATCAAAGGTTACAATATATACGTGATGTGAATAATCAACTGTTTTTATTCTTTTATTGGACAGCGTTAATCGGATTCCCCTTATATTTTTCATTAAAATTTGAAAAATATATAATTACTTTCCCCGATAATAACCTTAATTTTATCATATATTCTATTTTTTTAACTACTTTCTTTCTTTATATCATTTATCAATTATTTGATAAAATACCCGCATCCATTTTAACTTCTAAAATGAATTATGAATTAAAATACACCTACTTTTATCCATTATTTTACATTTCAAAGATAATTGCGCTCTCTTGCGTCAGTTTTTGGGTTGTTTTAATTATATTCTCATCCAGTTTTGAAAATCCATGGATGCTTCCGGTAATAATTGCAACGTTAATTATGGGGTATCTAGCAATTTACGCTATTCAATTATTTTCAACACACGAATTAAATAAGATGGTATTAATTTCTCCAAAAGACAAAAAAACCCAAAAGAATCATAAATCATTATTAAAAACTTTTGAGATCCATAAACGTTATTATTTACCAATAATTTTTATTGCAACAATAGTCATTATATATGGTATCGTATTATCATTCATAATTCCAAATTTTTGCTCAAATTCTGATTTAACACTCATTCAAAATACTTATTCAATTATTTGTTCGGTCTTTTCATCATTATTAGGATTAATTTTTGTTCTTTCAATATTTGTTCTAGAAAGGCCATCAACAAATATAGCAATTAAAAATATATTTATTCGAACTATTAAAGGGATCACTGTAATATATGGTTTTACAATTATCACTGCATTTCTTGGATTAACGCTACATCTTAACGTAATAACATCAACTGATAAAATAATTGATAGCCAACAATTGATTGGAATGACGCTATTATTAAGTTCAATTAGTTTGGCGTCTATTGCTTTTGCATTTACGATTATTGCATTTTATCAAATTATTGAGGCGTACACTGCTGAAGAGAGTAATCAACCCTCATGA
- a CDS encoding zinc-ribbon domain-containing protein: MVYLESGRGLDEEPHLESQRGVKDMICPKCGIENPSDNKFCKDCGIPLTSAPQTPHKKVNKLDKIIAIFIIIAAFGALLFIFTGGYPLGKPSVHIDDIQGTPNLLLSSFQIKFHIYNSGNGKAEKIYAGIGLEDAATGKTINSKSVYVGNLNPGESRIVTGTIPYSGNYQNLKYYATVKPY, from the coding sequence GTGGTATATCTCGAAAGTGGGCGTGGCCTGGATGAAGAACCTCATTTGGAAAGTCAAAGAGGAGTGAAGGATATGATTTGCCCGAAGTGTGGAATAGAAAATCCCAGCGATAATAAATTTTGCAAAGATTGTGGGATACCATTGACTTCGGCACCACAAACCCCTCATAAAAAAGTAAACAAATTGGACAAAATTATAGCCATTTTCATAATTATCGCGGCGTTTGGGGCATTATTATTTATTTTCACGGGAGGTTATCCCCTGGGAAAACCGAGTGTTCATATCGACGACATCCAAGGAACACCGAATTTACTTTTAAGTAGTTTTCAAATTAAATTCCATATTTATAATTCGGGAAATGGCAAAGCAGAAAAAATCTATGCAGGCATCGGTCTCGAAGATGCAGCCACGGGCAAAACAATTAATTCAAAATCCGTTTACGTGGGCAATCTCAACCCCGGCGAATCACGGATCGTAACCGGGACTATTCCATATTCAGGTAATTATCAAAATCTGAAATACTATGCAACGGTTAAGCCATATTGA
- a CDS encoding ribonuclease III domain-containing protein has product MAGEDSFPGDPKLSKEDLEQYVGYNFINRKILDDALTRRSYCNETKDNEYEFMNGLGTLGDAVLDTAVIFHSYQSGKHNPQELNDERVRNINRQKTADFAKKHELHRYVLWGKGESKQKSWEREKSGDTITEALIGAIFYDAQTHGNNGLAIVMDLLMRLQFFQED; this is encoded by the coding sequence ATGGCTGGTGAAGATAGTTTTCCGGGCGATCCGAAATTATCCAAGGAAGATTTGGAACAGTATGTAGGCTACAATTTTATTAATCGAAAAATACTCGATGACGCTTTGACCCGTCGGTCCTATTGTAATGAAACCAAGGACAATGAATACGAGTTTATGAATGGTCTTGGAACTCTTGGCGACGCAGTACTCGATACTGCCGTTATTTTCCACAGTTATCAATCCGGGAAACATAACCCTCAGGAATTGAATGATGAGAGAGTCAGAAATATCAACCGCCAGAAGACTGCAGATTTTGCAAAAAAGCATGAACTTCACCGGTATGTTTTATGGGGAAAAGGTGAATCAAAACAAAAATCATGGGAACGCGAGAAATCCGGCGATACAATAACTGAAGCATTAATCGGTGCCATCTTTTACGATGCTCAAACGCATGGCAATAACGGTCTGGCAATTGTAATGGATCTCTTGATGCGATTACAATTTTTCCAAGAGGATTGA